The Nycticebus coucang isolate mNycCou1 chromosome 2, mNycCou1.pri, whole genome shotgun sequence genome includes a window with the following:
- the TMPRSS9 gene encoding transmembrane protease serine 9: MEPTVADLQLVPPATKGVPAPDAMCCRAAITGLVVTSLVILTLGVFLAFLSMQSVHMDHTARLQGIRWARSLQQEASDYYRALTPALEALFVSSFQKTELESSCVGCTVLGYRDGNTSVLVHFQLHFQLRVLLPLSRGVEEELLQQGIQARLQEQDIPLAAYGTIVSAELMGSHERPLAEKDLKSGLCPGSSFSCQNSQCVTQVNPECDDRVDCADGSDEAHCDCGLQPAWKTAGRIVGGVEASPGEFPWQVSLRENKEHFCGATIISAQWLVSAAHCFNEFQDPREWVAYAGTTYLSGSEASTVRARVARIIKHPLYNSDTADFDVAVLELSRPLPLGRYIQPVCLPAATHIFPPSKKCLISGWGYLKEDFLVKPEVLQKATVELLDQTLCADLYGHSLTDRMVCAGYLDGKVDSCQGDSGGPLVCEEPSGRFFLAGIVSWGIGCAEARRPGVYARVTQLRDWILEATTMTRLPLAPTVALAPVTPSGPTSPESPVVNTPTKPTLTPSTVPLDPVTAPKPQDCGARPAMEKPTRIVGGFGAASGEVPWQVSLKESSRHFCGATVVGDRWLLSAAHCFNHTKVELVQAHLGTASLLGLGGSPVKLGLQRVVLHPLYNPSTLDFDLAVLELASPVVFNKYIQPLCLPLAIQKFPVGRKCMISGWGNTQEGNATKPDLLQKASVGIIDQKMCSVLYNFSLTDRMICAGFLEGRIDSCQGDSGGPLACEETPGVFYLAGIVSWGIGCAQAKKPGVYVRITRLKGWILETMSSRPFPVSLPLTTRAPVPSSHPSRTVAGFTVPVVTTSQPANVTVSTMSATAREHTPRPDAPETTMHSQLPDCGLAPAMALTRIVGGSAASLGEWPWQVSLWLRRREHRCGAVLVAEKWLLSAAHCFDIYGDPKQWAAFLGTPFLSIAEGQLERVTRIYKHPFYNLYTLDYDVALLELAGPVHRSHLVRPICLPEPAPRPPDGAHCVITGWGSVREGGSMARQLQKAAVRLLSEQTCRRFYPVQISSRMLCAGFPQGGVDSCSGDAGGPLACREPSGRWVLTGVTSWGYGCGRPHFPGVYTRVSAVRGWIGQNIQE; the protein is encoded by the exons ATGGAACCCACTGTAGCTGACTTGCAGCTCGTGCCCCCGGCAACCAAGGGAGTCCCTGCCCCGGATGCCATGTGCTGCCGAGCAGCCATCACTGGACTGGTGGTCACCAGCCTGGTCATCCTCACCTTGGGAGTCTTTTTGG CCTTCCTCTCCATGCAGAGTGTCCACATGGACCACACGGCCAGGCTACAGGGCATCCGCTGGGCCAGGAGCTTGCAGCAGGAGGCCTCGGATTACTACCGTGCACTGACACCCGCACTGGAAGCACTG TTTGTAAGTAGCTTTCAGAAGACAGAGTTAGAGTCGAGCTGCGTGGGCTGCACAGTGCTGGGTTACAG GGACGGGAACACCAGTGTCCTCGTGCATTTCCAGCTGCACTTCCAGCTACGAGTCCTCCTGCCCCTGAGCAGGGGTGTGGAGGAAGAGCTACTACAGCAGGGGATCCAGGCGAGGCTGCAAGAACAGGACATCCCCCTGGCTGCCTATGGCACCATTGTGTCAGCAGAGCTCATGG GAAGCCATGAGAGGCCACTGGCAGAAAAAGACCTAAAATCag GCCTCTGTCCAGGGAGCTCCTTTTCCTGCCAGAATAGCCAGTGTGTGACCCAAGTGAACCCAGAGTGTGATGACAGAGTAGACTGCGCCGATGGATCTGATGAGGCGCACTGTG ACTGTGGTTTGCAGCCTGCCTGGAAGACAGCCGGCAGGATTGTGGGCGGTGTGGAAGCATCCCCAGGGGAGTTCCCTTGGCAAGTCAGCCTTCGAGAAAATAAGGAGCACTTCTGTGGGGCCACCATCATCAGTGCCCAATGGCTGGTGTCTGCCGCCCACTGCTTCAATGA ATTTCAAGACCCAAGGGAGTGGGTTGCCTATGCGGGCACGACCTACCTCAGTGGCTCTGAGGCCAGCACCGTGAGGGCCCGGGTGGCGCGGATCATCAAGCACCCTCTCTACAACTCAGACACGGCTGACTTCGACGTGGCGGTGCTGGAGCTGAGCCGCCCTCTGCCTTTGGGCAGGTACATCCAGCCCGTGTGCCTCCCCGCGGCCACGCACATCTTCCCACCCAGCAAGAAGTGTCTGATCTCGGGCTGGGGCTACCTCAAGGAGGACTTCC TGGTCAAGCCAGAGGTGCTGCAGAAAGCCACTGTGGAGCTGCTGGACCAGACCCTATGTGCTGACCTGTACGGTCACTCACTCACGGACAGGATGGTGTGTGCCGGCTATCTGGACGGGAAGGTGGATTCCTGCCAG GGTGACTCAGGAGGCCCCCTGGTCTGTGAGGAGCCCTCCGGCAGGTTCTTTCTGGCTGGCATCGTGAGCTGGGGAATCGGCTGTGCAGAAGCCCGGCGTCCAGGGGTCTATGCCCGAGTCACTCAGCTGCGGGACTGGATCCTGGAGGCGACTACCATGACAAGGCTGCCTCTGGCCCCCACAGTGGCTCTTGCTCCTGTCACCCCTAGTGGGCCCACCAGCCCGGAAAGCCCTGTGGTCAACACCCCCACCAAACCCACACTGACCCCTAGCACTGTGCCTTTAGATCCAGTCACTGCTCCTAAGCCACAAG ACTGCGGGGCCAGACCCGCGATGGAGAAGCCCACTCGGATCGTGGGTGGGTTCGGAGCTGCTTCTGGGGAGGTGCCCTGGCAGGTCAGCTTGAAGGAGAGTTCCCGGCACTTCTGTGGAGCCACTGTGGTGGGGGACCGCTGGCTGCTGTCTGCTGCCCACTGCTTCAACCA CACCAAGGTGGAGCTGGTGCAGGCTCACCTGGGCACAGCGTCCCTCCTGGGCCTGGGAGGCAGCCCAGTGAAGCTTGGGCTGCAGAGGGTGGTGCTGCACCCACTGTACAACCCCAGCACCCTGGACTTCGACCTGGCTGTGCTGGAGCTGGCCAGCCCTGTGGTCTTCAACAAGTACATCCAGCCGCTCTGCCTGCCCCTGGCCATTCAGAAGTTCCCTGTGGGCCGCAAGTGCATGATCTCCGGGTGGGGTAACACACAAGAAGGAAATG CTACTAAGCCTGACCTTCTGCAGAAGGCGTCTGTGGGAATCATTGACCAGAAGATGTGCAGTGTGCTCTACAACTTCTCCCTCACAGACCGGATGATCTGTGCTGGGTTTCTGGAAGGCAGAATTGACTCCTGCCAG GGTGACTCTGGGGGCCCCCTGGCCTGCGAGGAGACCCCTGGCGTGTTCTACCTGGCGGGGATCGTGAGCTGGGGGATTGGCTGTGCACAGGCCAAGAAACCTGGTGTGTACGTGCGGATCACTAGGCTGAAGGGCTGGATCCTGGAAACTATGTCTTCCCGTCCCTTCCCTGTGTCTCTTCCCTTGACCACAAGGGCACCAGTCCCCTCCAGCCATCCCTCCAGAACAGTGGCTGGCTTCACAGTCCCAGTGGTTACCACCAGCCAACCTGCCAATGTGACTGTATCCACCATGAGCGCCACTGCTAGGGAACACACGCCACGGCCAGATGCCCCTGAGACCACCATGCACTCTCAGCTACCAG ACTGTGGCCTAGCGCCGGCCATGGCACTGACCAGGATCGTGGGTGGCAGTGCCGCAAGCCTCGGGGAATGGCCATGGCAAGTGAGCCTGTGGCTACGGCGCCGGGAGCACCGTTGTGGGGCTGTGCTGGTAGCAGAGAAGTGGCTGCTGTCAGCAGCGCACTGCTTCGACAT CTACGGGGACCCCAAGCAGTGGGCAGCCTTCCTGGGCACACCATTCCTGAGCATTGCTGAGGGGCAGCTGGAGCGTGTGACACGTATATACAAGCACCCGTTCTACAACCTCTACACGCTGGACTACGACGTGGCACTGCTCGAGCTGGCCGGGCCCGTGCACCGTAGCCATCTGGTGCGGCCCATCTGCCTGCCTGAGCCAGCGCCACGGCCTCCGGATGGGGCACACTGTGTTATCACTGGCTGGGGCTCTGTGCGAGAAGGAG GCTCCATGGCGCGGCAGCTACAGAAGGCGGCAGTGCGCCTCCTCAGCGAACAGACATGCCGCCGCTTCTACCCTGTGCAAATCAGCAGCCGTATGCTGTGTGCGGGCTTCCCGCAGGGTGGTGTGGACAGCTGCTCG GGTGATGCTGGGGGACCCCTGGCCTGCAGGGAGCCCTCTGGACGGTGGGTGCTAACTGGGGTCACCAGCTGGGGCTATGGCTGTGGCCGGCCCCACTTCCCTGGTGTCTACACTCGGGTATCGGCTGTGAGAGGCTGGATAGGGCAGAACATCCAGGAGTGA